A stretch of Myceligenerans xiligouense DNA encodes these proteins:
- a CDS encoding site-2 protease family protein produces MNSKPSARTAAPRSRGWTLGHIAGAPVIVTPSWFLAAAVLTLVFGPTVQSQLPSLGPAAYLVSATFVIMLFASVFLHEVAHALVARARGQEVHELAITLWGGHTAYSGGLTRPLDGFLVAVVGPLTNIALAGGFWLAFQARLGSVLDVPALLLFAGAASNAFVGLFNLLPGLPLDGGQILEAAVWRVTGSRSTGTVVAGWAGRLIAVGLLGWALVSELVAPLLRGTPPDISTVLFSALIAAFLWAGATSAIAGGRRRDAISSLRAGNLADRVVTVPLGSTVAAALAARSPAGPGEALPRVVVVGHDDVPLAVLDDGAASSVPPEARERTGVDAVSVPFVPRSAVGPEVGGQDLLRHLATSSGGARLVPVVDGGRVTGVLDLARVARAVRGS; encoded by the coding sequence GTGAACAGCAAGCCCTCGGCACGCACCGCGGCCCCGCGCTCCCGCGGCTGGACGCTCGGGCACATCGCCGGCGCGCCGGTCATCGTGACCCCCTCCTGGTTTCTCGCCGCGGCAGTGCTCACGCTCGTCTTCGGCCCCACGGTCCAGAGCCAGCTACCGAGCCTCGGCCCTGCCGCGTACCTCGTGTCCGCGACGTTCGTGATCATGCTGTTCGCCTCCGTCTTCCTGCACGAGGTCGCCCACGCGCTCGTGGCCCGCGCCCGCGGCCAGGAGGTGCACGAGCTCGCGATCACGCTCTGGGGCGGCCACACGGCGTACTCCGGCGGGCTCACCCGCCCGCTCGACGGCTTCCTGGTCGCCGTCGTCGGCCCGCTCACGAACATCGCGCTCGCCGGCGGCTTCTGGCTCGCCTTCCAGGCCAGGCTCGGCAGCGTTCTCGACGTCCCTGCCCTGCTCCTGTTCGCCGGAGCCGCGTCCAACGCGTTCGTCGGTCTCTTCAACCTCCTGCCCGGCCTCCCGCTGGACGGCGGCCAGATCCTGGAGGCCGCCGTCTGGCGCGTCACGGGCTCCCGCAGCACGGGCACCGTCGTCGCCGGGTGGGCCGGACGGCTCATCGCCGTCGGGCTCCTCGGCTGGGCACTCGTCAGCGAGCTCGTCGCGCCACTCCTGCGCGGGACGCCGCCGGACATCAGCACCGTGCTCTTCTCCGCGCTCATCGCCGCCTTCCTCTGGGCGGGTGCGACCAGCGCCATCGCCGGCGGGCGCCGCCGCGACGCCATCTCCTCGCTCCGCGCCGGGAACCTCGCCGACCGCGTCGTGACCGTCCCGCTCGGCTCCACCGTGGCCGCGGCGCTCGCGGCCCGCTCGCCGGCCGGACCGGGGGAGGCGCTGCCGCGCGTCGTGGTGGTGGGGCACGACGACGTCCCCCTGGCCGTCCTCGACGACGGCGCCGCCTCCTCGGTCCCGCCCGAGGCGCGCGAACGCACCGGGGTGGACGCCGTCTCGGTGCCGTTCGTGCCGAGGTCCGCGGTCGGCCCGGAGGTGGGCGGTCAGGACCTGCTGCGCCACCTGGCGACGTCGTCGGGCGGCGCGCGCCTGGTCCCGGTGGTCGACGGCGGCCGCGTGACCGGTGTCCTCGATCTGGCCAGGGTCGCCAGGGCGGTCCGCGGGTCCTGA
- a CDS encoding serine/threonine-protein kinase — MPEPLRPHDPARIGAYVIEARLASGGMGDVFLGRTDGGFRVAVKIARQEIADDDGFRGRLAAEVRAAGKVTGLYTAAVVDSDVAADRPWVATEFVDAPTLAQYVGRHGALPVGAVARIGAGIAEGLADIHGNGILHRDLKPANVLMTANGPKVIDFGIARALEETSHTSASTVVGTAGYMSPEQARGRGTVDFRSDVFAFAAVLFFAATGRDLWGYGLPLAILQRVASEEPDLAGIADPRLRSLLAACLAKAPEARPDLDGVRAALRPLADGPPVSDDAPPPDADERADPPVPATERFDLTTRRMRAARAATYLGRIALLPLAALAGAAVLPLFAHPQEGPEGVVGPALLLAALLALLHLTTRTRPRVHDRIELSADGIRVVDRRVLRLRNRTLFVPWVRLNRVRLVIEDDLCAVVGQFPHASTGPHDLWGRDHTAYRHRLGHVLTWLRISTPQQAATVRLLDLALERAARTRYLPVSS; from the coding sequence GTGCCCGAGCCGCTGCGTCCGCACGATCCCGCTCGCATCGGGGCGTACGTGATCGAGGCGCGCCTCGCGTCGGGCGGGATGGGGGACGTGTTCCTCGGCCGGACCGACGGCGGGTTCCGGGTGGCGGTCAAGATCGCCCGCCAGGAGATCGCCGACGACGACGGCTTCCGCGGCCGCCTCGCCGCGGAGGTTCGCGCCGCCGGCAAGGTCACAGGCCTGTACACGGCAGCCGTCGTCGACTCCGACGTCGCCGCCGACCGGCCCTGGGTCGCCACGGAGTTCGTGGACGCGCCCACGCTCGCGCAGTACGTCGGGCGCCACGGGGCGCTCCCGGTCGGCGCCGTCGCACGGATCGGCGCCGGCATCGCCGAGGGCCTCGCGGACATCCATGGCAACGGGATCCTGCACCGAGACCTCAAGCCGGCCAACGTGCTGATGACCGCCAACGGCCCGAAGGTGATCGATTTCGGGATCGCGCGGGCGCTGGAGGAGACCTCGCACACCTCGGCGAGCACGGTCGTCGGCACGGCCGGCTACATGTCTCCGGAGCAGGCACGGGGCAGGGGCACCGTCGACTTCCGCAGCGACGTGTTCGCCTTCGCCGCCGTGCTCTTCTTCGCCGCGACCGGCAGGGACCTGTGGGGCTACGGGCTGCCTCTGGCGATCCTGCAGCGTGTGGCCTCCGAGGAGCCCGACCTGGCGGGGATCGCGGACCCACGGCTCAGATCGCTCCTGGCGGCGTGCCTGGCGAAGGCCCCCGAGGCCCGTCCGGACCTGGACGGCGTCCGCGCGGCGCTCCGGCCGCTCGCCGACGGGCCACCCGTGTCCGACGACGCTCCGCCGCCGGACGCGGACGAACGTGCGGACCCACCCGTCCCCGCCACCGAACGGTTCGACCTGACCACCCGGCGGATGCGGGCCGCCCGGGCCGCCACCTACCTGGGCAGGATCGCGCTGCTTCCCCTGGCGGCCCTGGCCGGCGCGGCGGTCCTCCCGTTGTTCGCGCACCCGCAGGAAGGCCCGGAGGGCGTGGTCGGGCCGGCCCTCCTGCTCGCCGCGCTGCTGGCCCTGCTGCACCTCACCACCCGGACCCGTCCGCGGGTCCACGACCGGATCGAACTGAGCGCCGACGGCATCCGGGTCGTGGACCGCCGGGTGCTGCGGCTGAGGAACCGGACGCTCTTCGTGCCCTGGGTGCGTCTGAACCGGGTGCGGCTGGTGATCGAGGACGACCTGTGTGCGGTCGTCGGGCAGTTCCCGCACGCGTCGACCGGACCGCACGACCTCTGGGGCCGGGACCACACCGCCTACCGGCACCGGCTCGGACACGTCCTGACGTGGCTCCGTATCAGCACGCCGCAGCAGGCGGCGACGGTCCGGCTGCTCGACCTGGCGCTGGAGCGCGCCGCGCGCACCCGGTACCTGCCCGTGAGCTCCTGA
- a CDS encoding DinB family protein: protein MRNAAHFGAPAAWYESWEYAGDADGALDQLDAQVDVWLAGVRALGDDGLARPVGPAEPFPEAPMSELVLHINRELIHHLSEVCLLRDLYLHAHELPAPGPAAHGTAHPIGAQS, encoded by the coding sequence GTGCGCAACGCCGCCCACTTCGGCGCGCCCGCGGCGTGGTACGAGTCGTGGGAGTACGCGGGGGACGCCGACGGCGCGCTCGACCAGCTCGACGCCCAGGTCGACGTCTGGCTCGCGGGCGTCCGGGCCCTCGGCGACGACGGCCTCGCGCGACCGGTCGGGCCGGCCGAGCCGTTCCCCGAGGCGCCGATGAGCGAGCTGGTGCTGCACATCAACCGCGAGCTGATCCACCACCTGTCCGAGGTCTGCCTGCTGCGCGACCTCTACCTGCACGCCCACGAGCTGCCGGCCCCGGGGCCGGCCGCCCATGGGACCGCCCACCCGATCGGAGCACAGTCATGA
- a CDS encoding VOC family protein: MSRVIQVTFDAHDPKALSTFWRDVLGYVHPFPPGVEPEPGADPLAAWEEFLERTGVPEEQRNSSSALEDPDGNGPRLFFQQVPEDKVAKNRVHLDVRTASDLRGEERMAALEKECERLVALGATRFRRFEPEPPLSIGFIVMQDPEGNEFCLD, from the coding sequence ATGAGCCGCGTCATCCAGGTCACCTTCGACGCCCACGACCCGAAGGCCCTCTCGACCTTCTGGCGGGACGTGCTCGGCTACGTCCACCCGTTCCCGCCCGGCGTCGAACCGGAACCGGGCGCGGACCCGCTCGCCGCCTGGGAGGAGTTCCTCGAACGCACCGGCGTCCCGGAGGAACAGCGCAACAGCTCCTCCGCCCTCGAGGACCCCGACGGGAACGGCCCGCGCCTGTTCTTCCAGCAGGTCCCCGAGGACAAGGTCGCCAAGAACCGCGTCCATCTCGACGTGCGCACGGCTTCCGACCTGCGCGGCGAGGAGCGCATGGCCGCGCTGGAGAAGGAGTGCGAGCGGCTGGTCGCCCTGGGCGCGACGCGGTTCCGGCGTTTCGAGCCGGAACCGCCCCTGAGCATCGGGTTCATCGTGATGCAGGACCCGGAGGGGAACGAGTTCTGCCTCGACTGA
- a CDS encoding TetR/AcrR family transcriptional regulator gives MTTPGPPASTPRAKRVDARRNEQTLLDAAAAVFVTHGVDAPVRLIAERAGVGMGTIYRHFPTRPALVAAVYRHQVEALAEAGPVLLRESGDPGAALRRWTAGFVDFLVTKHGLAGALGSDTEGVNALHEYFVDRLVPVCDALLDAALEPGTSGRVSGYMLMRGIGNLCIGGNDSRYDAARLAALLVAGVLTEEEHHREPEHA, from the coding sequence ATGACGACTCCCGGCCCGCCCGCCTCGACGCCCCGCGCCAAACGCGTCGATGCCAGGCGCAACGAACAGACCCTGCTCGACGCCGCCGCCGCCGTCTTCGTGACGCACGGCGTGGACGCGCCGGTACGACTGATCGCCGAACGCGCCGGGGTGGGCATGGGGACGATCTACCGGCACTTCCCCACCCGCCCCGCGCTGGTCGCGGCGGTGTACCGGCACCAGGTGGAAGCGCTGGCGGAGGCGGGCCCCGTCCTCCTGCGCGAGTCCGGCGACCCCGGAGCCGCCCTGCGGCGATGGACGGCCGGCTTCGTCGACTTCCTCGTGACCAAGCACGGGCTCGCCGGGGCACTCGGCTCCGACACGGAGGGCGTGAACGCGCTGCACGAGTACTTCGTCGACCGGCTCGTCCCGGTGTGCGACGCCCTGCTCGACGCCGCGCTCGAACCGGGCACCTCCGGCCGGGTGTCCGGGTACATGCTCATGCGCGGGATCGGCAACCTGTGCATCGGCGGCAACGACTCCCGCTACGACGCCGCCCGCCTGGCGGCCCTGCTCGTCGCCGGAGTACTCACCGAGGAAGAGCACCACCGCGAACCAGAGCACGCCTGA
- a CDS encoding alpha/beta hydrolase family protein, translated as MSGTPATTDTAIVHALDDVVGTGERVVSVAPVRLDAPGRAVPLDVRVSAPVTGQDLPVLLFSHGNGWSLDGYAPLTAFWASRGFVVVQPTHLDSRRDGIGFDDPRFGDVWTERRADLVRILDQFETVEAAVPGLAGRVDRNRVVAAGHSWGAQTVQMLLGARILDSAGQPGQDYADRRVWAGVLLAATGFGGAELHPFAQEHFPFMNPSFAELTTPTLVVAGDHDQSKMSSRGPDWFTDAYVHGPGATDLLTLFGGEHSLGGIPNWEAAETTDENPERVAVLQRLTTAYLRGALDPADTAWAKATAALAETGTAIGRIDSK; from the coding sequence ATGAGTGGTACTCCAGCAACGACCGACACCGCGATCGTCCACGCCCTGGACGACGTCGTCGGGACCGGTGAACGGGTCGTCTCGGTCGCCCCCGTGCGGCTCGACGCACCGGGCCGAGCGGTTCCGCTCGACGTGCGCGTCTCCGCTCCCGTGACCGGGCAGGACCTGCCCGTCCTGCTGTTCTCGCACGGCAACGGCTGGTCGCTCGACGGGTACGCGCCCCTGACGGCCTTCTGGGCGTCTCGCGGGTTCGTGGTCGTCCAGCCGACGCACCTGGACTCCCGACGCGACGGAATCGGGTTCGACGACCCCCGGTTCGGCGACGTCTGGACCGAACGGCGGGCCGACCTGGTCCGAATCCTGGACCAGTTCGAGACGGTCGAGGCGGCGGTGCCGGGCCTCGCCGGGCGGGTCGACCGGAACCGCGTCGTCGCCGCCGGCCACTCGTGGGGCGCCCAGACCGTGCAGATGCTGCTCGGCGCCCGCATCCTCGACAGCGCCGGGCAGCCCGGCCAGGACTACGCGGACCGGCGTGTTTGGGCCGGTGTGCTGCTGGCCGCCACCGGCTTCGGGGGCGCCGAGCTGCACCCCTTCGCCCAGGAGCACTTCCCGTTCATGAACCCGTCGTTCGCCGAGCTCACCACGCCGACGCTCGTGGTGGCCGGCGACCACGACCAGTCGAAGATGTCCAGCCGCGGCCCGGACTGGTTCACCGACGCCTACGTCCACGGCCCCGGCGCCACCGACCTGCTGACCCTGTTCGGCGGGGAGCACTCCCTGGGTGGCATCCCGAACTGGGAAGCGGCCGAGACCACCGACGAGAACCCGGAGCGGGTCGCCGTCCTGCAGCGCCTGACCACCGCCTACCTGCGCGGCGCGCTGGACCCGGCGGATACCGCGTGGGCGAAGGCCACCGCGGCACTGGCCGAGACCGGTACCGCGATCGGCCGCATCGACAGCAAGTAG
- a CDS encoding metallophosphoesterase yields the protein MATYFTSDMHFGHTNIIRFCDRPFDDVGHMNARLAELWNDTVSDDDTVWVLGDVALGALDDSLTWIGRLTGHKILVPGNHDRCWVGDRALGRGTPEARAERREKARARYLAAGFAEIHDDPGRFPIAGSEAAVSHFPFSGDSHGEDRYVEHRPEDDGGWVLHGHVHDTWRQRDRQLNVGVDAWGGRPVAVDRLAALIADGPRDLEPLTWDLPAGLSRP from the coding sequence ATGGCGACCTACTTCACGTCCGACATGCACTTCGGGCACACGAACATCATCAGGTTCTGCGACCGGCCGTTCGACGACGTCGGGCACATGAACGCCCGGCTCGCGGAGCTCTGGAACGACACCGTGTCCGACGACGACACGGTCTGGGTGCTCGGCGACGTCGCCCTCGGCGCCCTGGACGACTCCCTGACCTGGATCGGCCGGCTCACCGGCCACAAGATCCTCGTTCCCGGCAACCATGACCGCTGCTGGGTGGGCGACCGCGCCCTGGGCAGGGGGACGCCCGAGGCACGCGCCGAGCGCCGGGAGAAGGCCCGCGCCCGCTACCTCGCCGCCGGGTTCGCCGAGATCCACGACGACCCCGGCCGCTTCCCGATCGCGGGATCCGAGGCCGCCGTCTCCCACTTCCCGTTCTCCGGCGACTCCCACGGCGAGGACCGATACGTCGAGCACCGCCCCGAGGACGACGGCGGCTGGGTGCTGCACGGCCATGTCCACGACACGTGGCGGCAGCGGGACCGCCAGCTCAACGTCGGCGTCGACGCCTGGGGCGGCCGTCCGGTCGCCGTGGACCGGCTCGCCGCCCTGATCGCCGACGGTCCGCGGGACCTGGAACCGCTCACGTGGGATCTCCCCGCCGGGCTCAGCCGGCCGTAA
- a CDS encoding tetratricopeptide repeat protein, whose amino-acid sequence MDLSRPPHSTRAPRASASRPAQPGEPGGPAAQRAELRTLLHWARSRTPVAVCFVTGPPDSGKTGLAHELAARLTRRAWAVFQVRNDDDARAAAEHPARRRLLVVDDADTLPALRTLLLATAGDQGGRTRVVLLARRTTVWRDRLEHGTPALYALLSASPVLELPAAEPPPPVPGPTAGDPAPPAPGRAAVLATAMLLGAEESGARRGPVPPPGEEPADENLVARALADDPRFAVRVTTGLTHRQAVHAARLLVRIMSAGPRHASADAVAAAYARVSAQLPDDADVLETFSCHPEYLTGVFMRARVAVAQRAVALLDGERSRRAAVHVALADALRNDGRYARALESVGRALRLLAVPSGDASGAGPEAAVAAARTARGALLWFRGSFEEALDDQEDVVAAYRALVADDPARYRSALAQSLMNLGSSLAELGRAQDALTASAESVALTRIASDDAPTQVRLLLAKGLWNLGKRHAELGSADDAYRYTLEAVENCRELARDDPYRYNPDLASALSYLGARLGELGRPGEAARATAEALELRRRLAEQHEGYLPFVAQTLSNLGVLNAQLGRRRLGLEREREAVAIRRRLAASNPDRRLPELAASLSNLGVTHSVLGNATQALAAEDEATGILRELATAHPERHLSGLVKSLSNLASRLAENGRTPDAVDPAEEAVAASRRLTEHGGHQHLPVLGASLTNLAGTYADVGRHGDAVSAAREAVDILDELTRAQPEKYEPELALALTNLAVALAGAGDLDAALAGARRAERLRARLAGENPERFREPAERSGDLVRSLEAAGTDQAGGEPGG is encoded by the coding sequence GTGGATCTCAGCCGCCCGCCGCACAGCACCCGAGCTCCGCGTGCGTCGGCGTCGCGGCCCGCGCAGCCCGGTGAGCCCGGCGGCCCCGCCGCGCAGCGTGCCGAGCTCAGGACGCTGCTGCACTGGGCGAGATCCCGGACACCGGTGGCCGTGTGCTTCGTGACCGGCCCGCCCGACTCCGGCAAGACCGGCCTCGCCCACGAGCTGGCCGCACGGCTGACGCGGCGCGCCTGGGCCGTGTTCCAGGTCCGGAACGACGACGACGCCCGGGCGGCCGCCGAGCACCCGGCTCGTCGGCGCCTGCTCGTGGTCGACGACGCGGACACCCTTCCCGCGCTCCGGACGCTCCTGCTCGCCACGGCGGGGGACCAGGGCGGCCGGACGCGCGTGGTGCTCCTCGCGCGCCGCACCACCGTCTGGCGTGACCGGCTCGAGCACGGAACTCCCGCGTTGTACGCCCTGCTGAGCGCATCGCCCGTGCTCGAGCTCCCGGCCGCCGAACCTCCGCCGCCCGTTCCCGGCCCCACCGCGGGCGATCCGGCTCCGCCCGCACCGGGTCGGGCCGCCGTCCTGGCCACGGCGATGCTCCTGGGCGCCGAGGAGAGCGGCGCACGGCGCGGACCCGTGCCTCCGCCGGGGGAGGAGCCGGCGGACGAGAACCTCGTGGCCCGGGCGCTCGCCGACGACCCGAGGTTCGCCGTGCGTGTCACCACGGGCCTGACACACCGCCAGGCGGTGCACGCGGCGCGCCTCCTGGTGCGGATCATGTCCGCCGGCCCGCGTCATGCCTCGGCGGACGCGGTGGCCGCGGCGTACGCGCGGGTCTCCGCGCAGCTGCCCGACGACGCCGACGTGCTCGAGACCTTCTCCTGCCATCCGGAGTACCTGACGGGCGTCTTCATGCGCGCGCGGGTGGCCGTCGCCCAGCGTGCCGTCGCCCTGCTCGACGGTGAGCGGAGCCGCCGGGCAGCCGTCCACGTCGCGCTCGCCGATGCGCTCCGGAACGACGGCCGGTACGCCCGAGCCCTCGAATCGGTCGGCCGGGCGCTGCGCCTTCTCGCGGTGCCGTCGGGTGATGCCTCGGGCGCCGGACCCGAGGCCGCCGTCGCCGCCGCCCGGACGGCGCGCGGCGCGCTCCTGTGGTTCCGGGGCAGCTTCGAGGAGGCCCTCGACGACCAGGAGGACGTCGTCGCCGCGTACCGCGCGCTCGTCGCGGACGATCCCGCCCGGTACCGGTCCGCGCTCGCCCAGTCGCTCATGAACCTCGGCAGCAGCCTCGCCGAACTCGGTCGTGCCCAGGATGCGCTGACGGCCTCGGCCGAGAGCGTGGCCCTGACACGTATCGCCTCCGACGACGCGCCGACGCAGGTCCGTCTGCTGCTCGCGAAGGGCCTGTGGAACCTCGGCAAGCGCCATGCGGAGCTCGGATCCGCCGACGACGCCTACCGCTACACCCTCGAGGCCGTCGAGAACTGCCGGGAGCTCGCGCGGGACGACCCGTACCGGTACAACCCCGATCTTGCCTCGGCACTGTCCTACCTGGGTGCCCGGCTGGGCGAACTGGGTCGTCCAGGGGAGGCCGCGCGCGCCACGGCCGAGGCGCTCGAGCTGCGCCGTCGGCTCGCCGAACAGCACGAGGGCTACCTCCCGTTCGTCGCCCAGACGCTGTCGAACCTCGGCGTCCTCAACGCGCAGCTCGGCCGCCGGCGCCTCGGACTCGAACGCGAGCGGGAGGCGGTGGCCATCCGACGGCGGCTCGCGGCGTCCAACCCGGACCGCCGCCTGCCGGAACTCGCCGCCTCACTCTCCAACCTCGGCGTGACCCACTCCGTGCTCGGGAACGCGACCCAGGCGCTCGCCGCGGAGGACGAGGCCACCGGAATCCTGCGCGAGCTCGCGACCGCGCACCCCGAGCGTCACCTGTCCGGCCTGGTGAAGTCGTTGTCGAACCTCGCGTCACGGCTCGCCGAGAACGGGCGCACCCCGGATGCCGTCGATCCGGCGGAGGAGGCCGTCGCCGCCAGCCGGCGCCTGACGGAGCACGGTGGGCACCAGCATCTGCCGGTCCTCGGCGCGTCGCTGACGAATCTGGCGGGAACCTACGCGGACGTCGGCCGGCACGGCGACGCCGTGTCGGCGGCGCGGGAGGCCGTGGACATCCTCGACGAGCTCACGCGAGCGCAGCCGGAGAAGTACGAGCCCGAACTCGCTCTCGCTCTGACGAACCTCGCCGTCGCACTGGCCGGTGCCGGTGACCTCGACGCGGCGCTCGCCGGGGCCCGGCGAGCGGAGCGGCTCCGCGCACGGCTGGCCGGGGAGAATCCCGAGCGGTTCCGCGAACCGGCGGAACGGTCCGGGGACCTCGTCAGGTCGCTCGAGGCGGCGGGTACGGACCAGGCCGGCGGCGAGCCCGGCGGGTGA
- a CDS encoding helix-turn-helix transcriptional regulator — protein MDHGRDERDAARGTTERVLTLLGLLQQRRVWTGPELAARMRVTTRTVRRDVDRLRALGYPVHAGHGSGGGYQLGAGQVLPPLLLDDEEVIAVAAALLAGTGDAGTGGEAALRTLTKLDQVLPSRLRADVRALAGSVESFGRGRAPADPDVLLEVARACRDGVELGFGYRTRGGGEGRRRVEPYRLVASERQWYLLAFDRDRDDWRTFRVDRMSEVRARTWRFEPRAVPAKAAAYVQESVADRVYPRHARFLVHANADVVRAQVPASAAVVRPRDAATCEIRAGGHDLDLLLLHVTLLGHDFEVLEPAELAHRCEAMADRLRSAGRRVGGPPVSS, from the coding sequence ATGGACCACGGACGCGACGAGCGCGACGCCGCGCGCGGCACCACCGAGCGCGTCCTGACCCTGCTCGGGCTGCTCCAGCAGCGGCGTGTCTGGACCGGGCCGGAGCTCGCCGCACGGATGCGGGTCACCACCCGGACCGTCCGCCGCGACGTCGACCGGCTGCGCGCCCTCGGGTATCCCGTGCACGCCGGCCACGGGTCGGGCGGCGGGTACCAGCTCGGCGCGGGACAGGTGCTCCCGCCGCTGCTGCTCGACGACGAGGAGGTCATCGCCGTCGCCGCGGCGCTGCTGGCCGGCACCGGCGACGCCGGTACGGGAGGGGAGGCGGCGCTGCGGACCCTCACGAAGCTCGACCAGGTGCTGCCCTCGCGGCTCCGGGCCGACGTGCGGGCGCTCGCGGGATCGGTCGAGTCGTTCGGGCGCGGCCGCGCCCCGGCGGACCCGGACGTGCTCCTCGAGGTCGCCCGGGCGTGCCGTGACGGGGTGGAGCTGGGGTTCGGCTACCGCACGCGAGGGGGCGGGGAGGGGCGGCGCCGCGTCGAGCCGTATCGACTCGTCGCCTCCGAGCGGCAGTGGTACCTGCTCGCCTTCGACCGCGACCGCGACGACTGGCGCACCTTCCGCGTGGACCGCATGAGCGAGGTCCGGGCCCGGACCTGGCGGTTCGAACCGCGTGCGGTCCCCGCGAAGGCCGCCGCCTACGTCCAGGAGTCCGTGGCCGACCGCGTGTACCCGCGGCACGCGCGGTTCCTCGTGCACGCGAACGCGGACGTGGTGCGGGCGCAGGTGCCGGCCTCGGCCGCCGTCGTCCGCCCCCGGGACGCGGCCACCTGCGAGATCCGCGCGGGCGGGCACGACCTGGACCTGCTGCTCCTGCACGTCACGCTGCTGGGGCACGACTTCGAGGTCCTGGAGCCCGCCGAACTCGCGCACCGCTGCGAGGCGATGGCCGACCGGCTCCGGTCGGCGGGGCGTCGCGTCGGCGGGCCTCCGGTCTCATCGTGA
- a CDS encoding HAD family hydrolase codes for MNTALRRDPEARGAAGSQALPPAVLFDMDGTLVDTEPYWIEAERELTEAHGVTWTHEDALKLVGQQLIVSAGVLRAAGVPMEPAEIVDWLVARVQGRLADEVPWRAGVLPLLADLTAAGVPCAIVTMSYRTLAEAVAAGAPEGTFATIVAGDEVTHGKPDPEPYLTAADRLGVAAADCVAVEDSPVGITSALASGARTLGIEAVLPVEARPGLSRLRSLDGAGLGLIARLAAGEVVDEY; via the coding sequence GTGAACACCGCTCTGCGCCGCGACCCGGAAGCTCGTGGAGCCGCCGGATCCCAGGCGCTCCCCCCGGCCGTCCTGTTCGACATGGACGGCACGCTGGTGGACACCGAGCCGTACTGGATCGAGGCGGAGCGTGAGCTCACCGAGGCCCACGGTGTGACCTGGACCCACGAGGACGCGCTGAAGCTCGTGGGACAGCAGCTGATCGTCAGCGCGGGAGTCCTGCGGGCGGCCGGCGTGCCCATGGAGCCGGCCGAGATCGTGGACTGGCTCGTCGCTCGCGTGCAGGGCCGGCTGGCCGACGAGGTGCCGTGGCGCGCCGGAGTGCTGCCGCTGCTGGCCGACCTCACCGCGGCCGGGGTGCCCTGCGCGATCGTCACGATGTCGTACCGCACCCTGGCCGAGGCGGTCGCCGCGGGAGCGCCCGAGGGCACCTTCGCCACGATCGTCGCGGGCGACGAGGTCACCCACGGCAAGCCGGATCCCGAGCCGTACCTCACCGCGGCGGACCGGCTCGGCGTCGCCGCGGCCGATTGCGTGGCCGTCGAGGACTCACCCGTCGGCATCACGTCCGCGCTCGCCAGCGGCGCCCGGACACTCGGGATCGAGGCCGTCCTGCCGGTCGAGGCGCGTCCCGGCCTGAGCCGCCTGCGCTCGCTCGACGGCGCGGGCCTCGGTCTCATCGCGCGACTCGCCGCGGGCGAGGTCGTCGACGAGTACTGA
- a CDS encoding RecB family exonuclease, with the protein MTVIAPPSRPPALSPSRASDFLQCPLLFRLRTVDRLPEPASAAATRGTLVHSVLERLYDAPAGERTPAAAQELLPVEWEKLQEADPRVKELFAPGGDAESEGVENWLDGAGRLVSTYFTLEDPNRLEPAERELKVETQLPDGPLLRGIVDRLDVKPDDGALRVVDYKTGRSPSPRFEGKVLFQLRFYGLVLWRERGVVPKMLQLVYLGDGQVLRAEPTPEQLEGAERKVRWVWSEIERAARAGKWEARPSKLCDWCAHRALCPAFGGTPPQIPEGAVELRLGIA; encoded by the coding sequence ATGACCGTGATCGCTCCTCCGTCCCGTCCGCCGGCCCTGTCACCGTCGCGCGCGAGCGACTTCCTGCAGTGCCCGCTGCTGTTCCGGCTGCGGACGGTGGACCGTCTGCCGGAGCCGGCGTCGGCGGCGGCGACGCGCGGGACGCTGGTGCACTCGGTCCTGGAGCGCCTCTACGACGCCCCGGCGGGCGAACGCACGCCCGCGGCGGCGCAGGAGCTGCTTCCCGTGGAGTGGGAGAAGCTGCAGGAGGCCGATCCGCGGGTGAAGGAGCTGTTCGCGCCGGGCGGGGACGCGGAGTCCGAGGGCGTCGAGAACTGGCTCGACGGCGCGGGCCGCCTGGTGAGCACGTACTTCACGCTGGAGGATCCGAACCGCCTGGAGCCGGCCGAGCGGGAGCTGAAGGTCGAGACGCAGCTTCCGGACGGGCCGTTGCTGCGCGGCATCGTGGACCGGCTGGACGTGAAGCCGGACGACGGCGCGCTGCGGGTGGTGGACTACAAGACGGGCCGTTCGCCCAGTCCGCGCTTCGAGGGGAAGGTGCTGTTCCAGCTGAGGTTCTACGGGCTGGTGCTGTGGCGCGAGCGGGGCGTGGTGCCGAAGATGCTGCAGCTCGTCTACCTCGGGGACGGGCAGGTCCTCCGGGCGGAGCCGACGCCGGAGCAGCTGGAGGGCGCCGAGCGGAAGGTGCGGTGGGTGTGGTCCGAGATCGAGAGGGCAGCGCGGGCCGGGAAGTGGGAGGCGCGTCCCAGCAAGCTGTGCGACTGGTGCGCGCACCGGGCGCTGTGTCCGGCGTTCGGCGGCACGCCGCCGCAGATCCCGGAGGGCGCGGTGGAGCTCCGGCTCGGGATCGCGTAG